The segment TAATTCTTGCCTTCGTAAGTAAAGCTGATAGACTTTCTTGAATTATCATTTACCTTTCGAGTCAACTCATTTCAAGATCGCTTTCATCTTCTTGTTTCGGTTTCGAATTTTTCCACCTGATTTATTgctatttgtattttcttttgcttccaGGACTTTGGATGCTCATCAGAGACAACCCTAGTTTCTAGCAACTTTACTCTGTTTCTGTAGATTCTAGGAGGGGGATATGATGGTGAGTAGGTTAGTATTAGCAGTTTTAATCACGAACTGTCTCTGTTCACTCCTCCTCTCTAGCTTGATCGGTGCAACAAATGAAGCCAACGTTAACTGCTTGAGGACCATTTATAAACAAGTTAAAGATCCTAACGGATATTTAACGAACTGGGTGTTTAGCAACCAGACTGCTGGTTACATCTGCAAGTTCAATGGTGTGGCTTGCTGGCATGATGATGAGAACAGGGTTTTGAGCATTAAGCTCGGTGGTTATGGTCTCGAAGGAGAGTTCCCTGTTGGGATTAAGAATTGCACTGATCTAACAGCTCTAGATCTTTCTAGAAACAACTTCTCTGGACCTTTACCATCCAATATAACCTCATTCATTCCACTTGTTACAACTCTAGACCTCTCTTACAATCAATTCACTGGTCAAATCCCTCCCAGTATCTCAAACATTACCTTTTTGAACTCTCTTATGCTTCAGCACAACCAGTTCAGTGGTACCCTTCCTGCCGAGCTTGTGCTCCTAGGACGGCTAACTAAGTTCTCTGTGGCTTACAATGGTCTCACAGGTCCTATCCCAGCTTTCAATGAAACCACATTGAAAATTGTGGTGGGTGACGTTGATAATAACCAAGGTTTGTGTGGTAAGCCTCTGGATCCATGCAAGGGTCCTAAGAGCTCTCGTGGCAAAGTTATTGTTATAGCAGCAGTTGGTGGACTCTCTGTGGCGGCACTAGTCGTTGGGACTGTTCTCTTCTTCTACTTCCGTAGATTGGCTGTTGTTAGAAAGAAGTTGAGAGATGATCCTGAAGAAAACAGATGGGCAAGAATCTTGAAAGGACAGAAAGGTGTCAAGGTAAACATTTATTACACACACATACTAATGTTGTTATTAGGCCTGAGAGTTCGGTTTTTGGTTCgggtattttggtttttggttttagaaATTTAGGAACCGTTTGGTTATTTACTAATTTTGGTTTGGTCCGGTGTCGGTGTCGGTTTGCAAAATTGGGAACTcgttaatatccaaaataatttCGGTTCCGGTCGGTCAGTTTCGGTTTCGGTTATTTCTGTTCTTTGGTTCGGGATAAATGTGTCCATGCCTAGTTGCTATGTTCTgagtttctgattatatgtttggTGTTTGTGTGTCTTCAGGTTTTCATGTTTAAGAAGTCAGTTTCAAAGATGAAGTTAAGTGATCTTATGAAGGCAACAGAGGAGTTCAAGAAAGATAACATCATTGGGAAAGGAAGAACAGGAACTATGTACAAAGGAGTGCTTGAAGACGGGACTCCTCTTATGGTAAAGAGGTTGCAAGATTCTCAGCACTCTGAAAAGGAGCTTGATTCAGAGATGAAGACTTTGGGATCTGTAAAACACAGAAACTTGGTCCCTCTTTTGGGATTCTGCATTGCCAAGAAGGAGAGGCTTCTTATATACGAGTACATGCCTAACGGTTACCTTTATGATCAGTTACATCCCTCAGATGAAGACTCTTTCAACCCTATGGACTGGCCTTCAAGGCTGAAGATAGCTATTGGCGCTGCAAAAGGACTAGCGTGGCTTCATCACAGCTGCAACCCGAGGATCATCCACCGCAACATAAGCTCGAAATGCATATTGTTGACTGCAGACTTCGAGCCTAAGATCTCGGATTTTGGTTTAGCTAGGCTGATGAATCCCATTGATACTCATTTAAGCACATTTGTCAATGGGGAGTTTGGTGATTTCGGTTATGTTGCTCCTGAGTATTCAAGAACCATGGTGGCAACTCCTAAAGG is part of the Raphanus sativus cultivar WK10039 unplaced genomic scaffold, ASM80110v3 Scaffold1783, whole genome shotgun sequence genome and harbors:
- the LOC108812060 gene encoding probably inactive leucine-rich repeat receptor-like protein kinase At5g48380, giving the protein MMVSRLVLAVLITNCLCSLLLSSLIGATNEANVNCLRTIYKQVKDPNGYLTNWVFSNQTAGYICKFNGVACWHDDENRVLSIKLGGYGLEGEFPVGIKNCTDLTALDLSRNNFSGPLPSNITSFIPLVTTLDLSYNQFTGQIPPSISNITFLNSLMLQHNQFSGTLPAELVLLGRLTKFSVAYNGLTGPIPAFNETTLKIVVGDVDNNQGLCGKPLDPCKGPKSSRGKVIVIAAVGGLSVAALVVGTVLFFYFRRLAVVRKKLRDDPEENRWARILKGQKGVKVFMFKKSVSKMKLSDLMKATEEFKKDNIIGKGRTGTMYKGVLEDGTPLMVKRLQDSQHSEKELDSEMKTLGSVKHRNLVPLLGFCIAKKERLLIYEYMPNGYLYDQLHPSDEDSFNPMDWPSRLKIAIGAAKGLAWLHHSCNPRIIHRNISSKCILLTADFEPKISDFGLARLMNPIDTHLSTFVNGEFGDFGYVAPEYSRTMVATPKGDVYSFGVVLLELVTGQKATSVTRDYSEEEDKEESSFKGNLVEWITKLSSESKLQEAIDRSLVGKGVDDEIFKVLKVACNCVLPEVPKQRPTMFEVYQFLRAIGESYNFTTEDDILVPSESGEGDFIEELIVR